The following are encoded together in the Terriglobia bacterium genome:
- a CDS encoding NADH-quinone oxidoreductase subunit A, producing MPDNYFARYLPLLIQLGAALALAGAMVILSTFVGKHRYNRAKMSPYECGMTPVGDARERFSVKFYLVAMLFILFDVEAVFLYPWAVLLRELKMFGFWEMLVYIGIVLVGLFYVWNKGVLDWSGTERIGARAGRTSAVMAEPAAAPDATPVFSGPVEGSRP from the coding sequence ATGCCGGACAACTACTTTGCCCGCTACTTGCCGCTCTTGATTCAGCTAGGAGCCGCTTTGGCGCTGGCGGGCGCGATGGTGATCCTCTCCACCTTCGTCGGCAAACATCGTTACAATCGCGCCAAGATGTCGCCCTATGAATGCGGCATGACCCCGGTGGGCGACGCCCGCGAACGTTTCTCGGTGAAGTTCTACCTGGTCGCGATGCTGTTCATCCTGTTCGACGTGGAAGCCGTCTTCCTCTATCCCTGGGCGGTGCTGCTGCGGGAGCTGAAGATGTTCGGCTTCTGGGAGATGCTGGTGTACATCGGCATCGTGCTGGTGGGGCTTTTCTACGTGTGGAACAAGGGCGTGCTCGACTGGTCGGGCACAGAGCGCATCGGCGCGAGGGCTGGGCGGACTTCGGCCGTGATGGCCGAACCGGCGGCAGCGCCTGACGCCACGCCGGTCTTCTCCGGGCCGGTGGAGGGGAGCAGGCCCTGA
- a CDS encoding sigma-54 dependent transcriptional regulator, which translates to MNQHVLIIDDDEAVLQTCATILEDAGHRVTLASTPEAGLDLIRENRFDLVLLDFKLPGMSGLQVLERACKIDSGLVVIMFTGHGTFQSAVEAVKKGAFNYITKPFTSAQFLVEVEKGLDHRRRMQGDSPEMQHLEQCCPLHQIIGRSEALQKVLATVAKAAPSDADVLVTGPSGTGKELIARAIHANSARRDKAFVPVDCAALPANLLESELFGHEKGAFTGANQAKRGLLEMANGGTVFFDEIGEMNAELQAKLLRVLQERAFRRVGGEKLIEVNIRVVCCTNRNLEAEARQGRFRQDLLYRLNVVTIALPPLRERAGDVAILTQHFMQKFCQAANKGPVQISPDALQALEHHDWPGNVRELRNVVERAIVMCEDHAVRLRDLPEALRQRSEDAHAGPGYKAMREQWVDVQGRQYLVSLLQRHNGNVSAAAREAQISRKSLYELLHRFEIEPRQPGSDPPARSVSSA; encoded by the coding sequence ATGAATCAGCATGTGTTGATCATTGACGACGACGAAGCCGTGTTGCAGACCTGCGCAACCATATTGGAAGACGCGGGTCACCGAGTGACGCTGGCGTCCACGCCGGAAGCGGGGCTGGACTTGATCCGCGAGAACAGGTTCGATCTGGTGCTGCTCGACTTCAAGCTGCCCGGCATGAGCGGTCTGCAGGTGCTGGAGCGCGCCTGCAAGATCGATTCCGGCCTGGTGGTGATCATGTTCACCGGCCACGGCACGTTTCAATCGGCGGTCGAGGCGGTGAAGAAGGGCGCGTTCAACTACATCACCAAGCCCTTCACGTCGGCGCAGTTTCTGGTGGAGGTCGAAAAGGGCCTGGATCACCGGCGCCGGATGCAGGGCGATTCGCCCGAGATGCAGCATCTGGAGCAGTGCTGCCCGCTGCACCAGATCATCGGGCGCAGCGAAGCCCTGCAGAAGGTCCTGGCCACCGTGGCCAAAGCAGCGCCTTCCGACGCCGACGTACTGGTCACGGGTCCGAGCGGAACCGGAAAGGAATTGATCGCGCGCGCCATCCATGCCAACAGCGCGCGACGCGACAAGGCGTTTGTCCCGGTGGACTGCGCGGCGCTGCCGGCGAACCTGCTGGAAAGCGAATTGTTCGGCCACGAAAAAGGCGCCTTCACCGGCGCCAACCAGGCCAAGCGCGGACTGCTGGAGATGGCCAACGGCGGCACCGTCTTCTTTGACGAGATCGGCGAAATGAATGCCGAGCTGCAGGCGAAGCTGTTGCGCGTGCTGCAGGAGCGCGCGTTCCGGCGCGTCGGCGGCGAGAAGCTGATCGAGGTCAACATTCGCGTCGTCTGCTGCACGAATCGCAATCTGGAAGCGGAAGCGCGCCAGGGCCGTTTCCGCCAGGACCTGCTGTACCGGCTCAACGTGGTCACCATCGCGCTGCCGCCGCTGCGCGAACGCGCCGGCGATGTCGCCATCCTGACGCAACATTTCATGCAGAAATTCTGCCAGGCCGCGAACAAGGGTCCGGTCCAGATCAGCCCGGACGCCCTGCAGGCCCTGGAACATCACGATTGGCCGGGTAACGTGCGCGAATTGCGCAACGTGGTGGAGCGCGCGATCGTGATGTGCGAGGACCACGCGGTACGCCTGCGCGATTTGCCGGAAGCGCTGCGTCAGCGCAGCGAGGATGCGCACGCCGGGCCGGGATACAAGGCGATGCGCGAGCAGTGGGTTGATGTTCAGGGCCGGCAATACCTGGTGTCGCTGCTGCAGCGGCACAACGGGAATGTGTCGGCGGCCGCGCGCGAGGCGCAGATCAGCCGCAAGTCGCTCTACGAGCTGTTGCACCGCTTCGAGATCGAGCCGCGGCAGCCTGGCAGCGATCCGCCCGCACGAAGTGTTTCCTCCGCGTAA
- a CDS encoding NADH-quinone oxidoreductase subunit C, giving the protein MPPTPAITDVSQLQDRPELARMLAWRADAVEGAKFDRGELSIYVRRDAIREACAILRDDPGLQFNFLSDVTCVDWYPSDPRFEVVYHLFSIPKKSRVRLKVKLGGDDPSLPSITSVWPAANYFEREVFDLFGIRFEGHPYLRRILMPENWEGHPLRKDYPVEGYR; this is encoded by the coding sequence ATGCCGCCGACGCCCGCCATCACTGACGTGAGCCAACTGCAGGACCGGCCGGAGTTGGCGCGGATGCTGGCCTGGCGCGCGGACGCCGTGGAAGGAGCCAAGTTCGACCGCGGCGAACTCAGCATCTACGTCCGGCGCGACGCCATTCGCGAAGCCTGTGCCATCCTGCGCGACGATCCCGGGCTGCAGTTCAATTTCCTTTCCGATGTCACCTGCGTGGACTGGTATCCGTCGGATCCGCGCTTCGAAGTCGTCTATCACCTGTTTTCGATCCCCAAAAAATCCCGGGTGCGCCTGAAGGTCAAATTGGGCGGCGACGACCCGTCGTTGCCCTCGATCACCTCGGTTTGGCCGGCGGCAAATTACTTCGAGCGCGAGGTTTTCGACCTGTTTGGCATCCGCTTCGAGGGCCACCCCTACCTGCGGCGCATCCTGATGCCGGAAAACTGGGAAGGCCACCCGCTGCGCAAGGACTATCCCGTCGAGGGCTACCGCTGA
- a CDS encoding site-specific integrase: MATRETNQAGSVTFDKRTRTWYLRWRDADGRRRAFRIGTQEQYSAREQASLCRAAVRMRERINQPAEPEGITVTAIAERYIAEKLPPHFSTASDYKRLLKARILPQWGDALISDLRPAPVEAWLKSLGLAPKTQANIQGVLRILIEAAQFWGYLKIERNPMELVKIRGCTIRQKEPQILTVDEFHELLSKISDEPLRTMLLFVMCLGLRFSELIALKWSDFDWKNLKVHIRRGAVRQRVGEVKTSRSRKPLPMDPQLAELMLTWYRATAFAGPEDWVWASPYRNGRQPYAYSKLYQALKEASKSAGLGAIGWHTMRHTYRSWLDETGAPMTVQQNLMRHSDIRTTMNIYGDAIPDSLRSAHSKVVRMVIQ, translated from the coding sequence ATGGCAACGCGAGAAACCAATCAAGCAGGTTCCGTGACTTTTGATAAACGAACCCGCACCTGGTACCTCCGGTGGCGCGACGCCGATGGGCGGCGCCGCGCTTTTCGGATCGGTACACAGGAGCAATACAGCGCCAGAGAGCAAGCCTCACTCTGCCGTGCCGCAGTGCGCATGCGGGAGAGGATCAATCAGCCGGCGGAGCCAGAGGGTATCACGGTCACGGCGATCGCTGAACGCTACATCGCGGAAAAGCTACCGCCGCATTTCTCAACCGCAAGTGACTACAAGCGCCTTCTGAAGGCTCGCATTTTACCTCAGTGGGGAGACGCGCTGATTTCTGACCTTCGCCCCGCCCCGGTAGAAGCGTGGCTGAAGAGCCTCGGGCTCGCGCCCAAAACCCAGGCCAACATCCAAGGCGTTCTCCGAATACTCATCGAGGCCGCACAGTTCTGGGGATATCTCAAGATCGAACGGAATCCTATGGAACTGGTTAAAATCCGCGGCTGTACCATTCGCCAGAAAGAACCGCAGATTCTGACCGTCGATGAGTTTCATGAATTGCTGTCGAAGATTTCCGACGAACCACTTCGCACGATGCTGCTGTTCGTTATGTGCCTCGGACTCCGTTTCTCTGAGCTCATCGCGCTGAAGTGGTCGGACTTCGATTGGAAAAACCTCAAGGTCCACATTCGCCGCGGCGCGGTACGCCAGCGCGTAGGCGAGGTGAAAACCAGCCGCTCACGCAAACCGTTGCCGATGGACCCACAACTCGCCGAGCTAATGCTCACCTGGTACCGCGCAACTGCTTTTGCCGGTCCCGAGGATTGGGTGTGGGCATCACCATATCGCAACGGCCGCCAGCCGTACGCCTACAGCAAGCTCTACCAGGCGCTCAAGGAAGCCAGCAAGAGCGCCGGCCTGGGTGCGATCGGCTGGCATACGATGAGACACACGTACCGCTCATGGCTGGATGAAACCGGGGCGCCGATGACGGTGCAGCAGAACCTCATGCGGCACTCCGACATCCGCACCACCATGAACATTTATGGAGACGCCATCCCGGATTCACTCCGGAGTGCGCACAGCAAGGTGGTCAGGATGGTGATTCAGTGA